From Desulfuromonas soudanensis, the proteins below share one genomic window:
- a CDS encoding MFS transporter — protein MNLPSKKQAWFGWCMYDWANSSFATVILAAVLPVYLVSLIPEQGAHLPLFGLSRTVPPTALWGYAVSFSMLLVAVSAPYLGALADRHALHRRLLIVFCLTGAGATALLATAGPGEYLLAAGLFIVANVGFAAGNVFYNAFLPSLAGEGELDRLSARGFAYGYLGGGLTLLVVFALIQGYEFFGFADKGAATRAGFLLTGAWWLLFALPAFVFLRGATAPLPADSPLRRVRGYLQTFAEIRSYPDLLLFLVAFLFYNDGIQTIIVVSAIFGREELGLSQGEILGCFLMIQFVAMPGTLAFGRLAEKIGAKGAVLISLVLFVAVTVFAFFMNAAWHFWVLSLVVAIIFGGSQAVSRSLFGALIPEGKSAEFFGFYAISSKFASVFGPLVFALIADLTGSTRLSILALTAFFAVGILLLSRVDISRGRAAAQGVLP, from the coding sequence ATGAATCTTCCGAGCAAAAAACAGGCCTGGTTCGGCTGGTGCATGTACGACTGGGCCAACTCGAGCTTTGCCACGGTGATTCTGGCCGCCGTTCTCCCCGTCTACCTCGTCTCCCTGATCCCGGAGCAGGGAGCCCATCTCCCCCTTTTCGGTCTTTCCCGCACCGTCCCGCCCACCGCCCTCTGGGGGTACGCCGTCTCCTTTTCCATGCTGCTGGTCGCCGTTTCCGCCCCCTACCTCGGGGCCCTCGCCGACAGGCATGCCCTGCACCGCCGCCTGCTGATCGTCTTCTGCCTCACCGGCGCCGGAGCCACGGCCCTCCTCGCCACCGCCGGACCGGGGGAGTATCTCCTCGCCGCCGGGCTGTTCATCGTCGCCAACGTCGGCTTTGCCGCCGGCAACGTCTTCTACAACGCCTTTTTGCCGAGCCTGGCCGGAGAGGGGGAGCTCGACCGCCTCTCGGCCCGGGGGTTTGCCTACGGCTACCTCGGCGGCGGCCTGACCCTGCTCGTAGTCTTCGCCCTCATTCAGGGATACGAATTCTTCGGCTTTGCCGACAAGGGGGCGGCGACCCGCGCCGGATTCCTCCTCACCGGAGCCTGGTGGCTCCTCTTCGCTCTCCCCGCCTTCGTCTTTCTGCGGGGCGCCACCGCCCCCCTCCCGGCCGATTCCCCCCTCCGGAGAGTGCGCGGCTACCTGCAAACCTTTGCTGAAATCCGCAGCTATCCCGACCTCCTCCTCTTTCTCGTCGCCTTTCTCTTTTACAACGACGGCATTCAGACCATCATCGTCGTCTCGGCGATCTTCGGCCGCGAGGAACTCGGCCTCTCCCAGGGGGAGATCCTCGGCTGCTTCCTCATGATCCAGTTCGTCGCCATGCCGGGGACCCTCGCCTTCGGCCGCCTCGCCGAGAAGATCGGCGCCAAGGGCGCCGTGCTTATTTCCCTGGTCCTGTTTGTCGCCGTGACCGTCTTTGCCTTTTTCATGAACGCCGCCTGGCATTTCTGGGTCCTGAGCCTGGTGGTGGCGATCATTTTCGGCGGAAGCCAGGCGGTGAGCCGCTCCCTCTTCGGCGCCCTGATCCCCGAGGGGAAGAGTGCCGAGTTCTTCGGTTTCTACGCCATCAGCTCGAAATTCGCCTCGGTCTTCGGACCGCTCGTCTTCGCCCTGATCGCCGACCTGACCGGTTCGACCCGCCTGTCGATCCTGGCCCTGACCGCTTTTTTTGCCGTCGGCATCCTCCTCCTCTCCCGGGTCGACATCTCCCGGGGCCGAGCCGCAGCCCAAGGGGTCCTGCCATGA
- a CDS encoding glycerophosphodiester phosphodiesterase — MTSRYFAPKKPRLFGHRGAAGHLPENTLPSFAAALHSGMDYLELDVWATCDGVVVVHHDETALRQCGVDRPICDFTLSEVQSLDAGHGFSNDSGASHPFAGRGIRIPTLEEVFAAFPGALCNIEIKQQAPAIEELTVAAIRRAGKEEEVLLASEKDDVMQRLRKICGAIPTSASAGEVAAFMAWVGGGCAAPFSLPAQALQIPETWGEHTLVTPETLAVAHALGLEIHVWTVNERSAMDRLLLLGVDGLMSDFPEILADVARQFPRR, encoded by the coding sequence ATGACCAGCCGCTACTTCGCCCCCAAAAAGCCCCGCCTCTTCGGACACCGCGGCGCCGCCGGGCATCTTCCCGAGAACACCCTCCCCTCCTTTGCTGCCGCGCTCCATTCAGGAATGGATTATCTCGAACTCGACGTCTGGGCCACCTGCGACGGGGTCGTCGTGGTGCACCATGACGAAACGGCCCTGCGCCAATGCGGCGTCGACCGGCCTATCTGCGACTTCACCCTTTCCGAAGTGCAGAGCCTCGACGCCGGGCACGGCTTCAGCAACGACAGCGGCGCAAGTCACCCCTTTGCCGGCCGCGGCATCCGCATCCCGACCCTCGAAGAGGTCTTTGCCGCCTTCCCCGGCGCCCTGTGCAACATCGAGATCAAGCAGCAGGCTCCGGCCATCGAGGAGTTGACGGTTGCAGCTATTCGCCGCGCCGGCAAGGAGGAGGAGGTCCTCCTCGCCTCCGAGAAAGACGACGTCATGCAGCGCCTGCGGAAGATCTGCGGGGCCATCCCCACCAGCGCCAGCGCCGGAGAGGTTGCCGCCTTCATGGCCTGGGTCGGCGGCGGCTGCGCCGCCCCCTTCTCCCTGCCGGCCCAGGCGCTGCAGATCCCCGAGACCTGGGGGGAGCACACCCTGGTCACCCCGGAAACCCTGGCCGTCGCCCACGCTCTCGGCCTCGAGATCCACGTCTGGACGGTCAACGAACGCAGCGCCATGGACCGCCTTCTCCTTCTCGGCGTCGACGGTCTGATGAGCGACTTTCCGGAAATCCTCGCCGACGTCGCCCGCCAGTTCCCCCGCCGCTGA
- a CDS encoding FAD-dependent oxidoreductase: MDQKKRRVVVVGGVAAGMKVASRLRRLDPEVEITVIERGSQVSYGACALPYYIEGLFEDLDEVRQTPAGVVRDETFFRKVKGFDVRASTEALNVARKARILRVRDLQTGEEENLAYDVLVLATGNRPILPSIPGIDLAGVHALKSPEDAGYLMDLSRTARTAVIVGGGLIGLEMAEALAKRGIAVTLVEMKDQILASALDFGMAALVHRELRKNGVNLRLGEGVQAIEGEEGRVSRVLTTGGSYAADMVVMAIGVRPEVTLARDAGLEIGPTGAIAVDAGLRTSDPSIYAAGDCAESTDLLTGKKVYVPLGSTANKHGRVVADNICGRNETFAGILGSLIVKVFDLNVARTGLSEEDARLVGLDPVTLLAPSPDRAHIYPGAKPIVIKLVADRASRRILGAQIVGPGNVDKRIDTLVAALTLGATVDQVAAFDLAYAPPFASAMDPLITAANALRNKLDGIGISLDPAEVMELLEGEEDFVFLDVRSPAEYSEVRIPGSTLLPLGMLRQRLAELPRDRRIVAFCKLSLRGYEAQRILQGAGFDRVCFMEGGILGWPYLLESGPVVSAAAGAA, from the coding sequence ATGGATCAGAAAAAACGGCGGGTGGTGGTGGTCGGCGGCGTGGCCGCGGGGATGAAGGTCGCTTCGCGGCTGCGGCGTCTTGACCCCGAGGTGGAGATTACCGTGATCGAGCGGGGGTCCCAGGTCTCCTACGGGGCCTGCGCCCTGCCGTACTACATCGAGGGGCTCTTCGAGGATCTCGACGAGGTGCGCCAGACCCCCGCCGGGGTGGTGCGCGACGAGACCTTCTTCCGCAAGGTCAAGGGGTTCGATGTCCGCGCCTCCACCGAGGCCCTCAACGTCGCCCGGAAAGCACGGATCCTCCGGGTGCGTGATCTCCAGACCGGGGAGGAAGAGAACCTTGCCTACGACGTCCTGGTGCTGGCGACGGGGAACCGGCCGATTCTCCCCTCCATCCCGGGGATCGATCTCGCCGGTGTCCATGCGCTGAAGAGCCCTGAAGACGCCGGTTACCTGATGGACCTTTCTCGCACCGCCCGCACCGCCGTCATCGTCGGCGGCGGTCTCATCGGCCTGGAGATGGCCGAGGCGCTGGCGAAGCGGGGGATCGCCGTCACTTTGGTGGAGATGAAGGATCAGATCCTCGCCTCGGCCCTCGATTTCGGCATGGCCGCCCTGGTGCACCGCGAACTGCGCAAAAACGGCGTCAACCTGCGCCTCGGTGAAGGGGTGCAGGCCATCGAAGGGGAGGAGGGGCGTGTCTCCCGGGTCCTCACCACCGGAGGGAGCTATGCCGCCGACATGGTGGTCATGGCCATCGGTGTCCGTCCCGAGGTCACCCTCGCCCGGGATGCCGGTCTGGAGATCGGTCCCACCGGCGCCATCGCCGTCGACGCCGGCCTGCGCACCTCGGACCCTTCGATCTACGCCGCCGGGGACTGCGCCGAATCGACGGATCTCCTCACCGGCAAAAAAGTGTACGTCCCCCTCGGCTCCACCGCCAACAAGCATGGACGGGTGGTCGCCGACAACATCTGCGGTCGCAACGAGACCTTTGCCGGAATCCTCGGCTCTCTCATCGTCAAGGTCTTCGACCTCAATGTCGCCCGCACCGGCCTCTCCGAAGAAGACGCTCGCCTGGTCGGCCTCGACCCCGTGACCCTGCTGGCCCCCTCGCCGGACAGGGCCCACATCTATCCCGGGGCCAAACCGATCGTCATCAAACTGGTGGCCGATCGGGCAAGCCGCCGAATCCTCGGCGCCCAGATCGTCGGCCCGGGGAATGTGGACAAGCGCATCGACACCCTGGTGGCCGCCCTCACCCTCGGCGCCACGGTCGACCAGGTCGCAGCCTTCGATCTCGCCTACGCTCCCCCCTTCGCCTCGGCCATGGATCCCCTGATCACCGCCGCCAACGCCCTGCGCAACAAGCTCGACGGCATCGGCATCAGCCTCGATCCGGCCGAGGTCATGGAGCTCCTCGAAGGGGAGGAGGATTTCGTCTTTCTCGACGTGCGATCTCCGGCCGAGTACAGCGAAGTCCGCATTCCCGGGTCGACCCTTCTCCCCCTGGGGATGCTGCGCCAGCGTCTTGCCGAACTCCCCCGGGATCGCCGGATCGTCGCCTTCTGCAAGCTCTCCCTGCGCGGTTACGAGGCCCAGCGCATCCTTCAGGGCGCCGGTTTCGATCGCGTCTGTTTCATGGAAGGGGGGATTCTCGGCTGGCCCTACCTCCTCGAGAGCGGGCCGGTCGTTTCGGCCGCGGCCGGGGCCGCCTGA
- a CDS encoding RluA family pseudouridine synthase, translating into MSSPFSRRRETILVPSEEAGERLDLFLTRTLDGVSRKTVKRALDGGQVFVNGRAERRASLVLCGGDQIQVSFEGRAPSLPPVLSELYRDAHLLAVNKPAGLPCHATGDGGANALDLVAARLHEESGDAAPPILLHRLDVDTTGVLLFALDPGANRALARQFAEREVSKVYLALVAGSPPESFSVANQLKLGRRGRIQAVTSGGQTAETSFATLARGDGFALVEARPRTGRTHQIRVHLSDAGFPLLGDLLYGGPSTLKVQGEILLAGRHLLHARTLSLRRPDGAPLTLSAPLPDDFLPFCRTLSPPVLL; encoded by the coding sequence GTGAGCTCTCCTTTTTCCCGGCGCCGCGAAACGATCCTCGTCCCTTCCGAAGAGGCCGGGGAGCGCCTCGACCTCTTCCTCACCCGGACCCTCGACGGCGTCTCCCGCAAGACGGTGAAGCGGGCCCTCGACGGCGGCCAGGTCTTCGTCAACGGCCGTGCGGAGCGCCGCGCCTCCCTGGTTCTCTGCGGAGGGGATCAGATTCAGGTCTCCTTCGAGGGGCGCGCCCCCTCCCTACCCCCCGTTCTCAGCGAACTCTATCGTGACGCCCACCTCCTGGCCGTCAACAAGCCCGCCGGGCTCCCCTGCCATGCCACGGGAGACGGAGGGGCCAACGCCCTCGATCTGGTCGCCGCGCGCCTGCATGAGGAGTCCGGAGACGCCGCACCACCGATCCTCCTGCATCGCCTCGATGTCGACACCACCGGGGTCCTCCTCTTCGCCCTCGATCCCGGTGCCAATAGGGCGTTGGCCCGGCAGTTTGCCGAGCGGGAGGTGAGCAAGGTCTACCTGGCTCTGGTGGCCGGGAGTCCTCCCGAATCCTTCTCCGTGGCAAATCAGCTCAAACTCGGGCGTCGCGGCCGCATCCAGGCCGTTACCAGCGGCGGTCAGACGGCCGAGACCTCCTTTGCCACCCTGGCCCGGGGCGACGGCTTTGCCCTGGTGGAGGCTCGCCCCCGCACCGGCCGCACCCACCAGATCCGCGTCCATCTTTCCGACGCCGGATTCCCCCTCCTCGGCGACCTCCTCTACGGCGGCCCGTCAACGCTCAAGGTTCAGGGGGAGATTCTTCTGGCCGGGCGCCACCTTCTGCACGCCCGCACCCTCTCTCTGCGCCGTCCCGACGGTGCCCCACTGACCCTCAGCGCCCCTCTTCCGGACGACTTTCTCCCCTTCTGCCGGACCCTTTCCCCACCCGTTCTTCTCTGA
- the mtaB gene encoding tRNA (N(6)-L-threonylcarbamoyladenosine(37)-C(2))-methylthiotransferase MtaB, giving the protein MSRSVAIATLGCKTNQFESAAIEERLREAGYRFVPFDEGAELVIVNTCTVTAATDAQSRNLVRRARRLNPDCRVVVTGCYAQVDPAALLAIPGVSLVLGNDEKRDLLRLIAEGGETPAAHVSDIRQATEAVPLPLSSFSERSRAFVQIQNGCDAFCSYCIIPYARGRSRSVDPEAVLEQVGTLVDSGYGEIVLTGIHIGGYGLDLSPPTSLLSLVQRIESETRVARLRLGSLEPTEISAALIETVAASPILCPHFHIPLQAGDDEVLQRMNRHYDTTFFRKLVETIHARIPEAAIGLDVIVGFPGESDDEFANTLALIEELPVSHLHVFPFSRRPGTPAATMAGQLPGDLIRERAARLRALGDDKLRRFAERFVGSTLDVVVEGGRHGGLGRGLSRNYLSVLFPCDKGREGEALDLRITASQGEHLLGVLP; this is encoded by the coding sequence GTGAGCCGAAGCGTCGCCATCGCCACCCTAGGCTGCAAGACCAATCAGTTCGAATCGGCGGCCATCGAAGAGCGCCTGCGCGAGGCCGGCTACCGTTTCGTCCCCTTCGACGAGGGGGCCGAGCTGGTGATCGTCAACACCTGCACCGTCACCGCCGCCACCGACGCCCAGTCCCGCAACCTGGTGCGCCGCGCCCGTCGCCTCAACCCCGACTGCCGGGTGGTGGTGACCGGCTGCTACGCCCAGGTCGATCCGGCGGCCCTCCTCGCCATCCCCGGGGTCTCCCTGGTTCTCGGCAACGACGAAAAGCGCGACCTCCTGCGCCTGATTGCCGAGGGGGGAGAGACCCCAGCCGCCCACGTCTCCGACATCCGCCAGGCCACCGAAGCCGTCCCTCTTCCTCTCTCCTCCTTTTCCGAACGCAGCCGCGCCTTCGTGCAGATCCAGAACGGCTGCGACGCCTTCTGCTCCTACTGCATCATCCCCTACGCCCGCGGCCGCAGCCGCTCGGTGGATCCCGAAGCGGTTCTCGAACAGGTCGGCACCCTGGTGGATTCCGGTTACGGCGAGATTGTCCTTACCGGCATCCATATCGGCGGCTACGGCCTCGACCTGAGCCCCCCGACGTCCCTCCTCTCCCTGGTACAACGCATCGAAAGCGAAACGAGGGTCGCGCGCCTGCGCCTCGGCTCCCTGGAGCCGACGGAGATTTCCGCCGCGCTCATCGAAACCGTGGCGGCTTCCCCGATTCTCTGTCCCCACTTCCACATTCCCCTGCAGGCCGGGGATGATGAGGTGCTGCAACGGATGAATCGCCACTACGACACCACCTTTTTCCGCAAGCTGGTGGAGACCATCCACGCCCGGATCCCGGAGGCCGCCATCGGTCTCGACGTCATCGTCGGATTTCCCGGTGAGAGCGACGACGAGTTCGCCAACACTCTGGCCCTCATCGAGGAACTCCCCGTCTCCCATCTCCACGTCTTCCCCTTCAGCCGCCGTCCCGGAACCCCCGCCGCTACCATGGCCGGACAGCTCCCCGGCGACCTCATCCGCGAGCGGGCCGCGCGCCTGCGGGCTCTCGGCGACGACAAACTGCGCCGCTTCGCCGAACGCTTTGTCGGCAGCACCCTCGATGTGGTGGTCGAAGGGGGGCGCCACGGCGGCCTCGGCCGCGGCCTGAGCCGCAACTATCTCTCCGTCCTCTTTCCCTGTGATAAAGGAAGGGAAGGGGAGGCGCTGGACCTGCGGATCACGGCCAGCCAGGGGGAGCACCTGTTGGGGGTTCTCCCGTGA